The Polyangium aurulentum genomic interval GAGCCCCCGCCCGCGCTATGCGAAGAGCCCCTCCGGCGAGATGGTGCCCTCCGGCGAGCCCATCCCCCCGAAGCGCTTCGTGCAGATCACGGGCGAGCGCGTCACCCTCGGCAAGCGCGACTTTTTCGAGATCCGCGGCGAGCCCGGCGCATTCGTCGCCGAGGACGACGTCACCGTCACCCGCCCGCGCACGAAGCTCCCGAAGGGCGTCTCTCCGGGTCAAAAATGGATCGAGGCGCGAATCGTCCCCGGCACCCTGACCGCGTACGAGGGCCTCGTGCCCGTCTACGCCACGCTCTTTTCACCCGGCAAGGGCGGCGCGCCCATTCCCGGGTTCGATGCGTACAAGCACTCGATGACGAACACGGGCTTCTTCCCGATCGAATGGAAGGACCGCGTGACCGTCATGTCCCCCGACAAGGAGTGGCCGCCGAAGACGCTCTGGTTCGCGGACGTGCCGCACATCCAGTACCTGCGCGCCCCGCTCGCCATGCACGTCGCCTACTGGCACGAGGATTTCGGCAATCCCAAGAGCGCCGAATGCCTGAACCTCTCCCCCGAGGACGGCCATTTCATGTTCAACTGGACCGACCCGCCGCTGCCCGAGGGCTGGGCGGGCGTTCGCCCCGGCGACGGCAATGGGCCCGCGACGCCCATCGTGGTGACTGCAATCTGAGCGCGGCTACGCCCCCGCGAGCCGCGGGTTCTCCTCGGCATACCGCTTGAGCCCCTCGGCCGAGAGGCGGAACATCCTGCCGAAGATCCCGCGGGCGGCCGGGTGCACGGCGCGCATGGGCAGGGTGGGCTCGTAATGGACGTGCCACACGAGGCGCGTGCCGCCATTGAAAGGCTCGAAGCGCAGGTCCTCCATCATCTGCTTCACGATGGGCAGCGTGATCGCGTCGATCGAGAACGTCATCCGCGCCCCCGGCTCCCAGGCGAGGAAGCGCTCCTTCACGGTCAGCATCTTCAGCTCGATCTCGCGCGTCGAGCCCACGCCGTGCGGCTCGGGGCTGTTCCAGCGACAGGCTTTGAAGTCCTGAAACCACGTCTCCTGCCGCTCGCCGGTGGCGAACAGCTCGAACACGCGCGCGGGCGGCGCCGCGATGGTCACCACGTTCGCGATGCGGAACGAGGA includes:
- a CDS encoding SRPBCC family protein; the protein is MWFPTKPSELDFADSSSFRIANVVTIAAPPARVFELFATGERQETWFQDFKACRWNSPEPHGVGSTREIELKMLTVKERFLAWEPGARMTFSIDAITLPIVKQMMEDLRFEPFNGGTRLVWHVHYEPTLPMRAVHPAARGIFGRMFRLSAEGLKRYAEENPRLAGA